Proteins co-encoded in one Diaminobutyricimonas sp. LJ205 genomic window:
- a CDS encoding mannosyltransferase family protein encodes MRLYTRTRWWVKVLAVFVLSRIVTTTIMLVFASQQQQNAWTPANPNYTDFATIWDGHWYYIIAMAGYPNVLPVTDDGHVGENAWAFMPVYPWLVRLLTELTLVPYDVVAVAVSVLAAAGTALVFYRLMLHVLGDPSRALFSVVLFCVAPLSPILQVAYAESLHLLLLTTSLLLVVQRRYEWLFPVVAVASLVRPTGLAFALFLVLHVAYRWWNRRREPFGRRELVTSASLALFSGVMGLAWLLIAWVVTGSLTAYTDTEMAWRAAYIGHQHLIPFTPWVQGANWWLGAPLGALLLLVAVVLFAWFMFTPWVKRIGVDLRLWVASYVIYLLAVFFPQSSTFRLLMPIFPLLGALAVPRSRLFRVGLVLLGIAGQIGWMYIGWWVDGADWTPP; translated from the coding sequence GTGAGGCTCTACACCCGCACCCGCTGGTGGGTGAAAGTACTTGCCGTCTTCGTCCTCTCCCGCATCGTCACCACGACGATCATGCTCGTCTTCGCGAGCCAGCAGCAGCAGAACGCCTGGACCCCGGCGAACCCGAACTACACCGACTTCGCCACCATCTGGGACGGTCACTGGTACTACATCATCGCCATGGCCGGCTACCCGAACGTGCTGCCGGTCACCGACGACGGCCACGTCGGTGAGAACGCCTGGGCGTTCATGCCGGTCTACCCGTGGCTTGTGCGGCTGCTGACGGAGCTCACACTGGTGCCTTACGACGTCGTCGCCGTGGCGGTCTCCGTGCTGGCGGCGGCAGGCACTGCGCTGGTGTTCTACCGCCTCATGCTGCACGTGCTCGGCGACCCGAGCCGGGCACTGTTCTCGGTGGTGCTGTTCTGCGTCGCCCCGCTGTCCCCGATCCTGCAGGTCGCCTATGCCGAGTCGCTGCACCTGCTGCTGCTCACCACCTCGCTGCTGCTGGTCGTGCAGCGCCGCTACGAGTGGCTGTTCCCGGTCGTGGCAGTCGCCTCGCTCGTGCGCCCGACGGGGCTCGCGTTCGCTTTATTCCTCGTGCTGCATGTGGCCTACCGCTGGTGGAATCGCCGACGTGAACCGTTCGGGCGGCGTGAGCTGGTGACATCCGCGTCCCTGGCCTTGTTCAGCGGCGTGATGGGCCTGGCCTGGCTGCTGATCGCCTGGGTGGTCACCGGGTCACTCACCGCCTACACCGACACGGAGATGGCGTGGCGGGCGGCGTACATCGGCCACCAGCACCTGATCCCCTTCACGCCATGGGTGCAGGGAGCCAACTGGTGGCTGGGCGCGCCGCTCGGTGCGCTCCTGCTGCTCGTTGCGGTTGTGCTGTTCGCCTGGTTCATGTTCACCCCATGGGTGAAGCGCATCGGCGTGGACTTGCGGTTGTGGGTCGCCAGTTACGTGATCTACCTGCTCGCGGTGTTCTTCCCGCAGTCGAGCACCTTCCGGCTGCTGATGCCGATCTTCCCGCTGCTCGGGGCGCTCGCTGTGCCCCGGTCGCGACTGTTCCGGGTGGGCCTGGTGCTGCTCGGAATCGCCGGTCAGATCGGCTGGATGTACATCGGCTGGTGGGTCGATGGGGCTGACTGGACGCCCCCGTGA
- the dapE gene encoding succinyl-diaminopimelate desuccinylase produces MTDPTLPILDLTQTSIDITRQLCDIESVSGNERHLADAIQAALEGHDHLEITRNGDAIVARTNLGRRQRVVIAGHIDTVPVNNNLPTRFERIDGVEYLWGRGTVDMKAGCAVQLKLAAELTVPAVDVTWIWYDHEEVSADLNGLGRLAREHPELLVGDFAILGEPTSAEVEGGCNGNLRFELRTSGLRAHSARAWVGHNAIHDLAPVLTTLADYQPREVEVEGLVYREGLNAVGISGGVAGNVIPDQADLHINYRFAPSRSVAEAIDHMRELFEGYEITVVDEAEGARPGLDAPLAQHFLHAVGGAAKPKYGWTDVARFSMLGIPAVNYGPGNPLKAHADDERVAVWEITECEHGLRTWLTEG; encoded by the coding sequence GTGACCGACCCCACCCTTCCGATCCTCGATCTCACCCAGACCTCGATTGATATCACTCGCCAGTTGTGCGACATCGAGTCCGTCTCGGGCAATGAGCGTCATCTTGCCGACGCCATCCAGGCTGCCCTCGAAGGGCACGATCATTTGGAGATCACTCGCAACGGCGACGCGATCGTCGCCCGCACCAACCTGGGCCGCCGTCAGCGCGTGGTGATCGCCGGGCACATCGACACCGTGCCGGTGAACAACAACCTCCCAACCCGGTTCGAACGCATCGACGGCGTGGAATACCTCTGGGGGCGCGGCACGGTCGACATGAAGGCCGGCTGCGCGGTGCAGCTCAAGCTCGCCGCGGAATTGACCGTCCCGGCCGTGGATGTCACCTGGATCTGGTACGACCACGAAGAGGTCTCCGCCGACCTGAACGGGCTTGGCCGCCTCGCGCGCGAGCACCCCGAACTGCTTGTCGGCGACTTCGCCATCCTTGGCGAACCCACTTCCGCCGAGGTCGAGGGCGGCTGCAACGGCAACCTCCGGTTCGAGCTGCGCACGAGCGGACTGCGCGCCCACAGCGCCCGCGCCTGGGTCGGCCATAATGCGATCCACGACCTCGCCCCGGTGCTCACCACCCTCGCCGACTACCAACCGCGTGAGGTCGAGGTCGAGGGACTCGTCTACCGGGAGGGACTGAACGCCGTCGGCATCTCCGGCGGTGTCGCCGGCAACGTCATCCCCGACCAGGCCGACCTGCACATCAATTACCGCTTCGCGCCCAGCCGCTCCGTTGCCGAGGCGATCGACCACATGCGTGAACTGTTCGAGGGCTACGAGATCACCGTCGTCGACGAGGCGGAGGGCGCCCGGCCCGGCCTTGACGCGCCGCTCGCTCAACACTTCCTGCACGCGGTTGGCGGGGCCGCGAAACCGAAATACGGTTGGACGGATGTCGCCCGCTTCTCGATGCTCGGCATCCCTGCCGTGAATTACGGACCGGGCAACCCACTGAAGGCGCACGCTGACGACGAACGAGTCGCCGTGTGGGAGATCACCGAATGCGAGCACGGACTGCGCACCTGGCTCACCGAGGGGTGA
- the dapD gene encoding 2,3,4,5-tetrahydropyridine-2,6-dicarboxylate N-succinyltransferase: MTSRTAWGYGLVTIAANGTTLDSWFPNPQLGARPAEQDPYIAPAELDRQTGTDERRNVRIDFTTVEIDLDAAPASTPDAYLRLHLLSHLLVAPNSINLDGIFSHLPIVVWTTAGPVHPDDFTTRRMSLQRAGISVVSIDKFPRLLDYVAPAGVRIGDANRVRLGAHLAPGTTVMHEGFVNFNAGTLGASMVEGRISQGVVVGDGSDVGGGASIMGTLSGGGTQRVAIGQRALLGANSGIGISIGDDSVVEAGLYVTAGTKVAVLDGVAAPGGGPRTVKAVELSGVPGLLFRRNSQSGAVEVLPRSGHGVVLNEALHA; the protein is encoded by the coding sequence ATGACTTCACGCACGGCTTGGGGCTACGGCCTCGTCACCATCGCCGCGAACGGCACCACCCTCGACTCCTGGTTCCCGAACCCGCAGCTCGGCGCGCGGCCGGCCGAACAAGACCCGTACATCGCCCCCGCGGAGCTCGACAGGCAGACAGGCACCGACGAGCGCCGCAACGTGCGTATCGACTTCACCACGGTGGAGATCGACCTGGATGCCGCGCCCGCTTCCACCCCGGACGCCTACCTGCGCCTGCACCTGCTCAGCCACCTGCTGGTCGCCCCGAACAGCATCAACCTCGACGGAATCTTCAGCCACCTGCCGATCGTCGTCTGGACGACTGCCGGCCCGGTGCATCCGGATGATTTCACCACCCGTCGGATGTCGCTGCAGCGCGCCGGCATCTCGGTGGTGTCGATTGACAAGTTCCCGCGTCTGCTCGACTATGTCGCCCCGGCGGGCGTGCGCATCGGCGACGCCAACCGGGTGCGCCTCGGCGCGCACCTCGCCCCGGGCACCACGGTCATGCACGAGGGCTTCGTGAACTTCAACGCCGGCACGCTCGGCGCCTCCATGGTCGAGGGCCGGATCTCGCAGGGCGTCGTGGTCGGTGACGGTTCGGATGTCGGCGGCGGCGCGTCGATCATGGGCACCCTGTCGGGTGGTGGCACCCAGCGTGTGGCGATCGGCCAGCGGGCGTTGCTCGGCGCGAACTCCGGCATCGGCATCTCGATCGGTGACGACTCGGTCGTCGAGGCGGGCCTGTACGTGACGGCCGGCACCAAGGTGGCGGTGCTCGACGGCGTGGCCGCCCCGGGCGGCGGTCCGCGCACGGTCAAGGCGGTCGAGCTGAGCGGGGTTCCCGGGCTGCTGTTCCGGCGCAACTCGCAGAGCGGTGCCGTCGAGGTACTCCCCCGCTCCGGCCACGGTGTCGTGCTGAACGAGGCACTGCACGCGTAA
- a CDS encoding citrate synthase produces MNDLADDSQKATLHFPGGTADFPIVKSADGASVIDISTFKKQTGFNTYDNGFVNTAAAKSAITYIDGDAGILRYRGYAIEDIAKNSTFLEVAWLLIYGELPTATQLAEFDEKIRRHTLLHEDLKRFFDALPHTAHPMSVLSSAVSALSTFYENSLSVHDPEQIEISTIRLLAKLPVIAAYAHKKSLGQAFLYPDNSLSFVDNFLRLNFGTQAEPYEVNPVVSAALDRLLILHEDHEQNASTSTVRLVGSTEANLFSSVSAGINALYGPLHGGANEAVLNMLAEIRDSGEGVKRFIERVKNKEEGVRLMGFGHRVYKSFDPRATLVKESAEQVLNALGVNDPLLELAMELEEAALADDYFVSRKLYPNVDFYTGVIYKAMGFPTRMFTVLFAIGRLPGWIAHWREANADAATKIGRPQQLYTGHPAREWPTNHR; encoded by the coding sequence GTGAATGATCTCGCCGACGACTCTCAGAAGGCCACTCTTCACTTTCCCGGGGGTACCGCCGATTTTCCGATAGTCAAGAGTGCTGACGGGGCATCCGTCATCGACATCTCGACCTTCAAGAAGCAGACCGGTTTCAACACCTACGACAACGGGTTTGTGAACACCGCCGCCGCCAAGAGCGCGATCACGTACATCGACGGTGATGCGGGCATCCTGCGCTACCGCGGCTACGCGATCGAAGACATCGCCAAGAACTCGACCTTCCTCGAGGTGGCGTGGCTGCTCATCTACGGTGAGTTGCCGACCGCGACGCAGCTGGCGGAGTTCGACGAGAAGATCCGCCGCCACACCCTGCTGCACGAGGACCTCAAGCGCTTCTTCGACGCGCTGCCGCACACCGCACACCCGATGTCGGTGCTCTCGAGCGCGGTCTCGGCACTGTCGACGTTCTATGAGAACTCGCTCAGCGTGCACGACCCGGAGCAGATCGAGATCTCCACGATCCGGCTGCTCGCCAAGCTGCCCGTGATCGCGGCGTATGCGCACAAGAAGAGCCTCGGGCAGGCGTTCCTGTACCCGGACAACTCGCTCAGCTTCGTCGACAACTTCCTGCGGCTGAACTTCGGCACCCAGGCCGAACCGTACGAGGTGAACCCGGTGGTCAGCGCCGCCCTCGACCGGCTGCTGATCCTGCACGAAGACCACGAGCAGAACGCCTCCACCTCCACGGTGCGACTGGTCGGCTCGACCGAGGCCAACCTGTTCTCGTCGGTGTCGGCCGGCATCAACGCGCTCTACGGCCCGCTGCACGGCGGGGCGAACGAGGCCGTGCTGAACATGCTGGCCGAGATCCGCGACTCCGGTGAGGGCGTCAAGCGCTTCATCGAGCGGGTCAAGAACAAGGAAGAGGGCGTGCGCCTGATGGGCTTCGGCCACCGGGTGTACAAGAGCTTCGACCCGCGGGCGACCTTGGTCAAGGAGAGCGCCGAGCAGGTGCTGAACGCCCTCGGCGTGAACGACCCGCTGCTCGAACTCGCGATGGAGCTCGAAGAGGCCGCCCTCGCCGACGACTACTTCGTGAGCCGCAAGCTGTACCCCAACGTCGACTTCTACACCGGCGTCATCTACAAGGCGATGGGCTTCCCGACCCGCATGTTCACGGTGCTGTTCGCGATCGGCCGGCTACCCGGCTGGATCGCGCACTGGCGTGAGGCGAACGCGGATGCCGCGACCAAGATCGGCCGTCCGCAGCAGTTGTACACGGGGCATCCGGCCCGCGAGTGGCCCACCAACCACCGCTGA
- the dapC gene encoding succinyldiaminopimelate transaminase yields the protein MRPLDLPDFPWDSLQPYAETARKHPGGMVDLSVGSPVDETPQLIRDALAEATDAHSYPATAGTPALREGIVAWYARRRAVPGLSPDNVMPTIGSKELVASLAFMLGVRPGDAVVYPAVAYPTYAIGAALAGADAIAESDPSRWPANTRLVWLNSPGNPDGGVLETDALRAAVARARELGAVIVNDECYAELNWAGDEPTPSILDPRVSDGDLRDLLSVYSLSKQSNLAGYRAGFIAGDARLVQRLLAVRKHAGLMPPAPVQHAMTVALADDRHVAEQREKYRARRDILVPALEGAGFRIDASTAGLYLWVTEDRPAWETVGRLADAGILCAPGVYYGDEMSRHVRVGLTASDERIRAAAGRLGDFA from the coding sequence GTGCGGCCGCTGGACCTGCCGGACTTTCCCTGGGACTCACTGCAGCCGTACGCCGAGACCGCGCGGAAGCATCCCGGTGGGATGGTCGACCTTTCGGTCGGATCGCCGGTCGATGAGACCCCGCAGCTGATTCGGGATGCCCTGGCCGAGGCCACTGACGCGCACTCCTACCCGGCCACGGCGGGAACGCCGGCGCTTCGCGAGGGCATCGTCGCCTGGTACGCGCGCCGTCGCGCCGTGCCCGGCCTCAGCCCGGACAACGTGATGCCGACGATCGGTTCGAAGGAACTGGTCGCCTCGCTCGCGTTCATGCTCGGCGTACGGCCGGGCGATGCTGTGGTGTACCCCGCGGTCGCCTATCCGACCTATGCGATCGGTGCGGCGTTGGCCGGCGCCGACGCCATTGCCGAGTCCGACCCCAGCCGCTGGCCGGCGAACACGCGCCTGGTCTGGTTGAACAGCCCCGGCAACCCGGACGGCGGCGTGCTTGAGACGGACGCCCTGCGCGCTGCGGTTGCGCGGGCACGGGAACTCGGCGCGGTGATCGTGAACGACGAGTGCTACGCCGAACTGAACTGGGCGGGCGACGAGCCGACCCCCTCGATCCTTGATCCACGGGTCAGCGACGGAGATCTGAGAGACCTGTTGTCGGTGTACTCGCTCAGCAAGCAGTCGAACCTGGCCGGGTACCGCGCCGGGTTCATCGCCGGCGACGCTCGGCTGGTGCAGCGGCTGCTTGCGGTGCGCAAGCACGCCGGGCTCATGCCGCCTGCGCCCGTGCAGCACGCGATGACGGTGGCCCTGGCCGACGACCGGCACGTCGCCGAACAGCGTGAGAAGTACCGGGCCCGCCGCGACATCCTCGTTCCCGCGCTCGAGGGCGCCGGGTTCCGGATCGACGCCAGCACCGCAGGCCTCTACCTCTGGGTGACCGAGGACCGGCCGGCCTGGGAGACCGTCGGACGACTCGCGGACGCCGGCATCCTGTGCGCCCCGGGCGTCTACTACGGGGATGAGATGTCCAGGCACGTGCGGGTCGGATTGACGGCATCCGATGAACGGATCCGGGCCGCCGCGGGCCGGCTTGGCGATTTCGCCTAA
- the fdxA gene encoding ferredoxin — translation MTYVIALPCVDVLDRACVDECPVDCIYEGDRMLYIHPDECVDCGACEPVCPVEAIYYEDDLPEQWADYYKANVEFFDEIGSPGGAAKVGKIAGDHPVVAALPPQAG, via the coding sequence GTGACCTACGTCATCGCCCTTCCCTGCGTCGATGTTCTCGACCGCGCCTGCGTCGACGAATGCCCCGTTGACTGCATCTACGAGGGCGACCGGATGCTGTACATCCACCCCGACGAATGCGTCGACTGCGGCGCCTGCGAGCCGGTCTGCCCGGTCGAGGCGATCTACTACGAGGACGACCTGCCCGAGCAGTGGGCGGACTACTACAAGGCGAACGTCGAGTTCTTCGACGAGATCGGTTCCCCCGGCGGCGCCGCCAAGGTGGGCAAGATCGCCGGTGACCACCCGGTGGTCGCAGCCCTGCCGCCGCAGGCCGGCTAG
- a CDS encoding PIG-L family deacetylase, whose protein sequence is MLFVHAHPDDESISTGGTIAALIDAGTPVTVLTLTRGELGEVIPEELRHLQGTDALAGLRELELANAIAALGVTDQRFLGDENARWPGREPRRYLDSGMQWGENGAEPLPGISAESLSAATLGEVASDIAAVITETSADLVISYDRDGGYGHPDHVRAHTAAKLAADVAGAHFWAIASENAEGAIPVDVSAVLDRKRAALTAHSTQLRVTETSYELSNGTVTPIADVEYYLPLQAEETAADGRSGKLAGVWPKIAASVLALMTGALAGAIGTATHQSIPPFGIALALLMVLCLLGGFRVLFASRLTAAAAAVGVLGAVAMFSGSGPGGSVLVPATDLGYWWTFGPAVVAFVVLAWPRLPARRMDTVPEVKERVQP, encoded by the coding sequence GTGCTCTTCGTTCACGCTCACCCTGACGACGAATCCATCTCGACCGGTGGGACGATCGCGGCGCTGATCGACGCGGGTACCCCCGTCACCGTTCTCACGCTGACCCGTGGCGAACTCGGTGAGGTCATCCCCGAGGAGCTCCGGCACCTGCAGGGGACGGATGCCCTCGCCGGCCTGCGCGAGCTGGAACTGGCGAACGCGATCGCGGCGCTCGGGGTGACCGACCAGCGCTTCCTTGGCGACGAGAACGCCCGTTGGCCGGGCCGTGAGCCGCGCCGCTACCTCGACTCGGGCATGCAGTGGGGCGAGAACGGGGCGGAACCGCTGCCGGGCATCTCTGCGGAGTCATTGTCAGCGGCGACGCTCGGCGAGGTGGCATCCGACATCGCCGCCGTGATCACCGAGACATCCGCTGACCTGGTGATCAGCTACGACCGCGACGGCGGTTACGGTCACCCGGACCACGTGCGCGCGCACACGGCGGCGAAGCTGGCGGCGGATGTCGCCGGTGCGCACTTCTGGGCGATCGCATCAGAGAACGCCGAAGGCGCCATCCCGGTCGATGTCAGCGCGGTGCTCGACCGCAAACGAGCCGCGCTGACGGCGCATTCCACCCAATTGCGGGTGACCGAGACCAGCTATGAGCTGTCCAACGGCACCGTCACACCGATCGCCGACGTGGAGTACTACCTGCCCCTGCAAGCCGAGGAGACCGCCGCCGACGGTCGGAGCGGGAAGCTCGCCGGGGTCTGGCCGAAGATCGCGGCATCCGTTCTCGCCCTCATGACCGGCGCACTGGCCGGAGCCATCGGCACCGCGACACACCAGAGCATCCCGCCGTTCGGGATTGCCTTGGCCCTGCTGATGGTGCTCTGCCTGCTCGGCGGGTTCCGCGTCCTGTTCGCCAGCCGGCTGACCGCCGCCGCGGCCGCGGTCGGTGTGCTCGGCGCCGTCGCGATGTTCTCCGGCAGCGGGCCGGGCGGCTCCGTGCTGGTCCCGGCGACGGATCTCGGTTACTGGTGGACCTTCGGTCCCGCGGTCGTGGCATTCGTGGTGCTCGCGTGGCCGCGGCTGCCCGCGCGTAGGATGGATACTGTCCCCGAAGTAAAGGAACGTGTACAGCCGTGA
- the typA gene encoding translational GTPase TypA, giving the protein MAIATRSDLRNVAIVAHVDHGKTTLVDAMLRQTNSFSAHEHLEERAMDSNELEREKGITILAKNTAVSYNGLHAGDKPITINVIDTPGHADFGGEVERGLSMVDGVVLLVDSSEGPLPQTRFVLRKALAAKLPVILLVNKTDRADARIDEVVAESQDLLLGLASDMADEVPDLDLDAILDVPVVYASGRNGAASANKPANGELPDNADLEPLFEAILKHIPAPTYDDEHPLQAWVTNLDSSPFLGRLALLRVFQGTIKKGQTVAWMKHDGSVHNVRVTELFITKALDRYPAESAGPGDIVAVAGFPDITIGETLADAEDPRPLPTIQIDDPAISMTIGTNTSPLVGKVKGHKLTARMVKDRLDKELVGNVSLKVVDIGRPDAWEVQGRGELALAILVEQMRREGFELTVGKPQVVTKKVDGKVHEPYEHLTIDAPEEYLGSITQLLAARKGRMDGMSNHGTGWVRMEFIVPSRGLIGFRTEFLTATRGTGIANALFHGYDEWAGSINTRSNGSIVADRAGVVTPFAIIALQERMTFFVNPTEEVYEGMVIGENSRADDMDVNITKEKKLTNMRQSTADNFESMTPSRQLSLEECLEFAREDECVEVTPGMVRIRKVELDQNARARLTSRLKKQDA; this is encoded by the coding sequence ATGGCAATCGCCACTCGCTCAGACCTTCGTAACGTCGCCATCGTCGCGCACGTCGACCATGGCAAGACGACGCTCGTCGATGCCATGCTCCGGCAGACGAACTCCTTCAGCGCGCACGAGCACCTGGAAGAGCGCGCCATGGACTCCAACGAGCTGGAGCGCGAAAAGGGCATCACGATCCTCGCCAAGAACACGGCCGTCTCCTACAACGGCTTGCACGCCGGCGACAAGCCGATCACCATCAACGTGATCGACACCCCCGGCCACGCCGACTTCGGCGGTGAGGTCGAGCGCGGCCTCAGCATGGTCGACGGCGTTGTGCTGCTGGTCGACTCCAGTGAGGGCCCGCTGCCGCAGACCCGCTTCGTGCTGCGCAAGGCGCTGGCCGCCAAGCTGCCCGTCATCCTGCTGGTGAACAAGACCGACCGTGCCGACGCGCGCATCGACGAGGTCGTTGCCGAGAGCCAGGACCTGCTCCTGGGACTGGCCAGCGACATGGCAGACGAGGTTCCCGACCTCGACCTGGACGCCATCCTCGACGTTCCCGTCGTCTACGCCTCCGGCCGCAACGGTGCCGCCAGCGCGAACAAGCCCGCCAACGGTGAGCTGCCGGACAACGCCGACCTCGAGCCGCTGTTCGAGGCGATCCTCAAGCACATCCCGGCGCCCACCTATGACGACGAGCACCCGCTGCAGGCCTGGGTCACCAACCTCGACTCCTCGCCGTTCCTCGGTCGCCTCGCGCTTCTGCGTGTCTTCCAGGGCACCATCAAGAAGGGCCAGACCGTCGCCTGGATGAAGCATGACGGCAGCGTGCACAACGTGCGCGTCACCGAGCTGTTCATCACCAAGGCGCTTGACCGCTACCCGGCCGAGTCCGCCGGCCCTGGCGACATCGTCGCCGTCGCCGGTTTCCCCGACATCACCATCGGCGAGACCCTGGCCGACGCCGAAGACCCTCGCCCGCTGCCGACCATCCAGATCGACGACCCGGCGATCTCGATGACGATCGGCACCAACACCTCGCCGCTGGTCGGCAAGGTCAAGGGCCACAAACTCACCGCGCGCATGGTCAAGGACCGCCTCGACAAGGAGCTGGTCGGCAACGTCTCGCTCAAGGTCGTCGACATCGGGCGTCCGGATGCCTGGGAGGTGCAGGGCCGCGGCGAGCTGGCGCTCGCGATCCTCGTCGAGCAGATGCGCCGTGAGGGCTTCGAACTCACCGTCGGCAAGCCGCAGGTTGTGACCAAGAAGGTCGACGGCAAGGTTCACGAGCCGTACGAGCACCTCACCATCGACGCGCCGGAGGAATACCTCGGCTCGATCACCCAGTTGCTTGCCGCCCGCAAGGGCCGCATGGACGGCATGTCGAACCACGGCACCGGCTGGGTGCGCATGGAGTTCATCGTGCCCTCGCGCGGCCTGATCGGCTTCCGCACCGAGTTCCTCACCGCCACCCGCGGTACCGGCATCGCCAACGCGCTCTTCCACGGCTACGACGAGTGGGCCGGCAGCATCAACACGCGCAGCAACGGCTCGATCGTGGCCGACCGTGCCGGTGTGGTCACCCCGTTCGCGATCATCGCCCTGCAGGAGCGCATGACCTTCTTCGTCAACCCGACCGAAGAGGTCTACGAGGGCATGGTCATCGGCGAGAACTCGCGTGCCGACGACATGGACGTCAACATCACCAAGGAAAAGAAGCTGACCAACATGCGTCAGTCGACCGCCGACAACTTCGAGTCGATGACCCCGTCTCGGCAGCTGTCGCTGGAAGAGTGCCTCGAGTTCGCCCGTGAGGACGAGTGTGTCGAGGTCACGCCCGGCATGGTGCGCATCCGTAAGGTGGAGCTCGACCAGAACGCTCGTGCCCGGCTGACCTCACGACTCAAGAAACAGGATGCTTGA
- a CDS encoding ABC transporter family substrate-binding protein — protein MAPRSRTLAAVASVGLAALLAGCTDTDPVVAGSAISVELAGPFTSLNEATGFGNTETNTAVAFVTGSDFVNYDSSTALVPDESFGQIDVVAEEPFTVRYTVNEDTTWSDGVPVDAADLLLSWAANSGQLNTPDFDDADHLDPETGAYLSPLPEDVVFFDGAVNSGLQNVSQTPAIGDDSRSITLVYDRYFADWPLAFSLGVPAHVVAREALGIEKPAEAKQAMVDAIEQRDLAALAPLATEWSTGFTIDRLREDPDRIVTSGPYLLDELIEGEPVTFSANPRYRGEHKPRFEQIRLHAGTDPLSSIERLASGELDVISPGPSAETADALRDAPGVTVAEGIDGMFEHLDFRMANSRNGAIENPAVRQALLTVLPRQQIVDALVTPVHEKAAPRDSFVIMPGTDGYDETIKQNGSDAYAHPDLRAAQQLLAEAGVSSPEVCVLFDPSNPRRVQQYELIRDAAAPAGIRITDCSDPDWVEKLGDPGAYDAALFGWRATNVGVTGLAARLHSTEEISNFSFYANPEVDALLAELATSIDDGRQSELLAEIDALLWADSYGAPLYQYPQLIAHSDAVEGISPSPLPPGVFWNVWEWQPTAS, from the coding sequence ATGGCACCACGATCTCGAACCCTCGCGGCAGTCGCCTCGGTGGGGCTCGCGGCGCTGCTCGCGGGCTGCACCGACACGGATCCGGTGGTCGCGGGATCGGCGATCTCGGTTGAACTGGCCGGCCCGTTCACCTCGCTGAACGAGGCCACCGGCTTCGGCAACACCGAGACCAACACGGCCGTCGCGTTCGTCACCGGTTCGGATTTCGTCAACTACGACAGCAGCACCGCGCTGGTGCCCGACGAGTCATTCGGCCAAATCGACGTGGTGGCCGAGGAGCCATTCACGGTGCGCTACACCGTGAACGAGGACACCACCTGGTCGGATGGGGTACCGGTGGATGCCGCGGACCTGCTGTTGTCGTGGGCAGCGAACTCGGGCCAGCTGAACACGCCAGACTTCGACGACGCCGACCATCTCGACCCGGAGACCGGCGCCTACCTCAGCCCGCTGCCCGAGGACGTCGTCTTCTTCGACGGCGCGGTGAACTCCGGCCTGCAGAACGTCAGCCAGACACCGGCCATCGGCGACGACTCCCGGTCGATCACGCTGGTCTACGACCGGTACTTCGCCGACTGGCCGCTCGCCTTTTCGCTGGGCGTTCCTGCCCATGTCGTCGCCCGGGAGGCACTCGGCATCGAGAAGCCCGCCGAGGCCAAGCAGGCGATGGTGGACGCGATCGAACAGCGCGACCTCGCGGCGCTGGCCCCGCTGGCCACCGAATGGTCCACCGGATTCACCATCGATCGGTTGCGCGAAGACCCGGACCGGATCGTCACCTCCGGTCCCTACCTGCTTGACGAGCTCATCGAGGGCGAGCCGGTGACCTTCTCGGCGAACCCGCGCTACCGGGGCGAGCACAAGCCTCGCTTCGAGCAGATCCGGCTGCACGCGGGCACCGATCCACTGTCCTCGATCGAGCGGCTCGCCTCGGGCGAACTCGACGTGATCAGCCCCGGGCCGAGCGCCGAGACCGCTGATGCGTTGCGGGATGCCCCGGGGGTCACGGTCGCGGAGGGCATCGACGGCATGTTCGAGCACCTCGACTTCCGGATGGCGAACAGCCGCAACGGCGCGATCGAGAACCCGGCGGTGCGGCAGGCGCTGCTGACCGTGCTGCCCCGGCAGCAGATCGTCGATGCGCTGGTCACCCCGGTGCATGAGAAGGCGGCCCCCCGCGACTCGTTCGTCATCATGCCCGGAACCGACGGCTACGACGAGACCATCAAGCAGAACGGCTCGGACGCGTATGCCCATCCCGACCTGCGGGCTGCCCAGCAGCTCCTCGCCGAGGCGGGCGTCAGCAGTCCCGAGGTCTGTGTGCTGTTCGATCCGTCCAATCCACGGCGAGTACAGCAGTACGAACTGATCCGGGATGCTGCGGCCCCCGCCGGCATCCGAATCACCGACTGCTCCGACCCGGACTGGGTCGAGAAACTCGGGGATCCTGGCGCCTACGACGCCGCCCTGTTCGGCTGGCGCGCGACCAACGTCGGCGTGACCGGACTGGCCGCCCGGCTGCACTCCACGGAGGAGATCAGCAACTTCTCGTTCTACGCCAACCCCGAGGTGGACGCGCTGCTTGCCGAGCTCGCCACCTCAATCGACGACGGTCGGCAGAGCGAGCTGCTCGCCGAAATCGACGCCCTGCTCTGGGCGGATTCCTACGGGGCACCGCTGTACCAATACCCGCAACTGATCGCGCACAGTGACGCGGTCGAAGGCATCAGTCCGTCGCCGCTGCCGCCCGGGGTGTTCTGGAACGTGTGGGAGTGGCAGCCGACCGCCAGCTGA